One genomic window of Burkholderia diffusa includes the following:
- a CDS encoding cytochrome b, whose translation MASKSPPARPARYAHTAIALHWLIALLIVCAFALGWVMTDIPGFTPTKLKYFSWHKWIGVTVFALAVVRVLWRATHQPPPLPDDTPAWQRAVSHGVHMLLYVLMIAIPATGYLYSSASNIPVVYLGIVPLPRLIDPDPVLKETFKTLHVSLNYILLALVAMHVLAALKHQLLDRDGLLSRMLPSAK comes from the coding sequence ATGGCATCGAAATCGCCGCCGGCCCGGCCGGCCCGCTACGCGCACACCGCGATCGCGCTGCACTGGCTGATCGCGCTGCTGATCGTCTGCGCGTTCGCGCTCGGCTGGGTGATGACCGACATCCCCGGCTTCACGCCGACGAAGCTCAAGTACTTCTCGTGGCACAAGTGGATCGGCGTGACGGTGTTCGCGCTGGCCGTCGTGCGCGTGCTGTGGCGCGCGACCCATCAGCCGCCGCCGCTGCCGGACGACACGCCGGCGTGGCAGCGCGCGGTGTCGCACGGCGTGCACATGCTGCTGTACGTACTGATGATCGCGATTCCGGCGACGGGCTATCTGTACAGCTCCGCGTCGAACATTCCGGTCGTCTACCTCGGCATCGTGCCGCTGCCGCGCCTGATCGACCCCGATCCGGTGCTGAAGGAAACCTTCAAGACGCTGCACGTGTCTTTGAATTACATTCTGCTTGCACTCGTCGCCATGCATGTCCTCGCGGCGCTCAAGCACCAGTTGTTGGACCGCGACGGCCTGCTGTCGCGGATGCTTCCCTCCGCCAAATGA
- a CDS encoding YceI family protein gives MKKHLIIAAGALAASLSFSAFADSATYQFDPSHTYPSFEADHFGGLSVWRGKFDKSSGTVTLDRAAKTGTVDVTTDIASIHTGSAKLDEHLQTAEFFDVSKFPQANYKGTIKFDGDKPVSVVGNLTLHGVTKPVTLKIDSLKCMPHPMLKREVCGVDAVGEFNRDDFGLDYGKQYGFKMKTKLLITAEAIKQQ, from the coding sequence TTGAAAAAGCATCTGATCATCGCCGCGGGCGCGCTGGCTGCTTCGCTATCGTTCTCGGCATTCGCCGACAGCGCGACGTACCAGTTCGACCCGAGCCATACGTACCCGAGCTTCGAGGCCGACCACTTCGGCGGCCTGTCGGTCTGGCGCGGCAAGTTCGACAAGTCGAGCGGCACCGTGACGCTCGACCGCGCGGCGAAGACCGGTACGGTCGACGTGACGACCGACATCGCGTCGATCCACACGGGCAGCGCGAAGCTCGACGAGCACCTGCAGACGGCCGAGTTCTTCGACGTCTCCAAGTTCCCGCAGGCGAACTACAAGGGCACCATCAAGTTCGACGGCGACAAGCCGGTGTCGGTGGTCGGTAACCTGACGCTGCACGGCGTCACGAAGCCGGTCACGCTGAAGATCGATTCGCTCAAGTGCATGCCGCATCCGATGCTCAAGCGCGAAGTGTGCGGCGTCGACGCGGTCGGTGAATTCAACCGCGACGATTTCGGCCTCGACTACGGCAAGCAGTACGGCTTCAAGATGAAGACGAAGCTGCTGATCACGGCCGAAGCCATCAAGCAGCAGTAA
- a CDS encoding MFS transporter yields the protein MHAVTQSSSIASSPRVWRAVVAASIGNALEWFDLVVYGFFAVTISKLFFPAGNDTVSLLLTLGTFGVSFFMRPLGAIVLGAYADRAGRKAALTLSILLMMAGTLVIAVLPTYQTIGVAAPLILVAARLMQGFSAGGEFGSATAFLAEHVPGRRGFFASWQVASQGLTTLLAAGFGTVLNAQLTAEQMAAWGWRIPFFFGLLLGPVAYYIRSKVDETPEFLAAESTASPLRDTFASHKARLVAAMGVVVLGTVATYLVLFMPTYGVKQLGLAPSAAFAAILVVGVIQMAFAPLVGHWSDRYGRVRVMLAPAIAILVLIYPAFAYLVAHPGFGTLIALQVLLAFLMTGYFAALPGLLSEVFPVQTRTTGMSLAYNVAVTIFGGFGPFIIAWLIRATGMKTAPSFYLMFAAVLSLVALIVLRRRFGFR from the coding sequence ATGCATGCCGTCACGCAGTCCAGCTCCATTGCCTCGTCGCCGCGCGTGTGGCGCGCGGTGGTCGCCGCGTCGATCGGCAACGCGCTCGAGTGGTTCGACCTCGTCGTCTACGGCTTCTTCGCGGTGACGATCTCGAAACTGTTCTTTCCGGCCGGCAACGACACCGTGTCGCTGTTGCTCACGCTCGGCACGTTCGGCGTGTCGTTCTTCATGCGCCCGCTCGGCGCCATCGTGCTCGGTGCATACGCGGACCGCGCGGGCCGCAAGGCCGCGCTCACGCTGTCGATCCTGCTGATGATGGCCGGCACGCTGGTCATCGCGGTGCTGCCGACCTACCAGACGATCGGCGTCGCCGCGCCGCTGATCCTCGTCGCCGCGCGGCTGATGCAGGGCTTCTCGGCAGGCGGCGAATTCGGCAGTGCGACTGCGTTCCTGGCCGAGCACGTGCCGGGCCGGCGCGGCTTCTTCGCGAGCTGGCAGGTCGCGAGCCAGGGCCTCACGACGCTGCTCGCCGCCGGCTTCGGCACCGTGCTGAACGCGCAGCTCACGGCGGAGCAGATGGCCGCGTGGGGCTGGCGCATCCCGTTCTTCTTCGGGCTGTTGCTCGGGCCGGTCGCGTACTACATCCGTTCGAAGGTCGACGAGACGCCCGAATTCCTCGCGGCCGAAAGCACCGCGAGCCCGTTGCGCGACACGTTCGCGTCGCACAAGGCGCGGCTCGTGGCCGCGATGGGCGTGGTGGTGCTCGGCACCGTCGCGACCTATCTGGTGCTGTTCATGCCGACCTACGGCGTGAAGCAGCTCGGCCTTGCGCCGTCGGCTGCGTTCGCCGCGATCCTCGTCGTCGGCGTGATCCAGATGGCGTTCGCGCCACTCGTCGGCCACTGGTCGGATCGTTACGGACGCGTGCGCGTGATGCTCGCGCCGGCCATCGCCATCCTCGTGCTGATCTATCCGGCGTTCGCGTACCTGGTCGCGCATCCGGGCTTCGGCACGCTGATCGCGCTGCAGGTGTTGCTCGCGTTCCTGATGACCGGCTATTTCGCGGCGCTGCCCGGGCTGTTGTCCGAAGTGTTTCCGGTGCAGACGCGCACGACCGGAATGTCGCTCGCGTATAACGTCGCGGTGACGATCTTCGGCGGCTTCGGGCCGTTCATCATTGCGTGGCTGATCCGCGCGACCGGGATGAAGACCGCGCCGAGCTTCTACCTGATGTTCGCGGCCGTGCTGAGCCTTGTGGCGCTGATCGTGCTGCGCCGGCGGTTCGGGTTCCGGTGA
- a CDS encoding paraquat-inducible protein A: MTMPTAAREGYASCHACGLVQTIDHPHARCARCGSTLHFRTPNSIMRTWALLIAAAILYIPANLLPIMRTSSIVGSQEDTIMSGVIYFWTSGDWPLAVVVFVASILVPMLKLGVLTILVGTAQRRTAWRPLQRTRLYRIVERIGRWSMLDIFVVTLTVALVHFRSLAVITAGPGALAFGSVVILTMLASMQFDPRLIWDPVETSGKHHE; encoded by the coding sequence ATGACGATGCCGACCGCCGCCCGCGAGGGCTACGCCAGCTGCCATGCATGCGGGCTCGTGCAGACGATCGACCATCCGCACGCGCGTTGCGCGCGCTGCGGCAGCACGCTGCACTTTCGCACGCCGAACAGCATCATGCGCACCTGGGCGCTGCTGATCGCGGCCGCGATCCTCTATATTCCGGCGAATCTGCTGCCGATCATGCGCACGTCGTCGATCGTCGGCTCGCAGGAGGACACGATCATGAGCGGCGTCATCTATTTCTGGACGTCCGGCGACTGGCCGCTCGCGGTCGTCGTGTTCGTCGCCAGCATCCTCGTGCCGATGCTCAAGCTCGGCGTGCTGACGATCCTCGTCGGCACCGCGCAGCGGCGCACCGCGTGGCGGCCGCTGCAGCGCACGCGCCTGTACCGGATCGTCGAGCGGATCGGCCGCTGGTCGATGCTCGACATCTTCGTCGTGACGCTCACCGTCGCGCTCGTCCATTTCCGTTCGCTCGCCGTCATCACGGCCGGCCCCGGCGCGCTCGCGTTCGGTTCGGTCGTGATCCTGACGATGCTCGCGTCGATGCAGTTCGATCCCCGCCTGATCTGGGATCCAGTCGAAACCTCAGGGAAACACCATGAATAG
- a CDS encoding S41 family peptidase: protein MMPATRVVHRIVAWSTGAAAAAAFVACASAARAQSASAPAVAAATATSQPSPCPPDWEPQLCELKAAVEVLKKQHLTDVDIGALLDATVHDGIKTLPYARFFNAREEQERLDDERRARDGTPGIGIVFETRPDGLHIIDVIPDAPAEQAGVRPDDLVVAMNDRSVVGIDSSEVVKFAKGDAGMPLKLTIRRGANHATLTFAPVRAIVRPHPASARRFAGDILYTRLSSFPEPAVGNYIDAVQAARRAGPTVKGVILDLRINGGGALNAAIGITALFAGRDRTVMVTLERDGTKRRRFTTNWPDYELPAMHGQDPLAPLQADDWWRTVPLVVLVDGQSASAAEATAAALKDLGRARLVGMPTYGKGLAQTGVDLIDGTRVNFTFARNLRPNGCPMDGYGVVPDWLVPPRRDSDVDGVLLWYREVDLARAPYADRLAPDPFAQVRKARQKLRDARVREKIDTSKSAALPQREFGTAADWQLRQALDALAGRPVQTITAPAQLMPAQPVCERVSN, encoded by the coding sequence ATGATGCCTGCCACGCGTGTCGTTCATCGCATCGTCGCCTGGAGCACCGGTGCCGCCGCCGCGGCTGCGTTCGTTGCATGCGCATCGGCCGCCCGTGCGCAATCCGCGTCCGCGCCGGCCGTCGCTGCCGCTACCGCGACGTCACAACCTTCACCCTGCCCGCCCGACTGGGAACCCCAGCTCTGCGAACTGAAGGCCGCGGTCGAAGTGCTGAAGAAGCAGCACCTGACCGACGTCGACATCGGTGCGTTGCTCGACGCCACCGTGCACGACGGGATCAAGACGCTGCCGTACGCGCGCTTCTTCAACGCGAGGGAGGAACAGGAACGGCTCGACGACGAGCGCCGCGCACGCGACGGCACGCCGGGCATCGGCATCGTGTTCGAGACGCGGCCCGACGGGCTCCACATCATCGACGTGATCCCGGACGCGCCCGCCGAACAGGCCGGCGTGCGGCCCGACGATCTCGTCGTCGCGATGAACGACCGGAGCGTGGTCGGCATCGACAGCAGCGAGGTCGTGAAATTCGCGAAGGGCGACGCGGGCATGCCGCTGAAGCTCACAATCCGGCGTGGCGCGAACCATGCGACGCTGACCTTCGCGCCCGTCCGCGCGATCGTCCGCCCACACCCGGCGAGCGCAAGGCGGTTCGCCGGCGACATCCTGTACACGCGGTTGTCGAGCTTCCCGGAGCCCGCGGTCGGCAACTATATCGACGCCGTGCAGGCCGCACGCCGCGCGGGGCCGACGGTGAAAGGCGTGATCCTCGACCTGCGCATCAACGGCGGCGGCGCACTGAATGCGGCGATCGGCATCACCGCACTGTTCGCCGGGCGCGACCGCACCGTGATGGTGACGCTCGAGCGCGACGGCACGAAGCGCCGCCGCTTCACGACCAACTGGCCCGACTACGAACTGCCGGCCATGCACGGCCAGGATCCGCTCGCGCCGCTGCAGGCCGACGACTGGTGGCGCACCGTGCCGCTCGTCGTGCTCGTCGACGGACAAAGCGCGTCGGCCGCCGAAGCGACCGCGGCCGCACTGAAGGATCTGGGCCGCGCGCGACTCGTCGGGATGCCGACCTACGGAAAGGGACTCGCGCAGACCGGCGTCGACCTGATCGACGGCACGCGCGTCAATTTCACGTTCGCGCGCAATCTGCGGCCGAACGGCTGCCCGATGGACGGCTACGGCGTCGTGCCGGACTGGCTCGTGCCGCCGCGCCGCGACTCGGACGTCGACGGCGTGCTGCTGTGGTACCGCGAAGTCGATCTCGCCCGCGCGCCGTATGCGGACCGGCTGGCGCCCGATCCGTTCGCACAGGTGCGCAAGGCACGGCAAAAACTGCGCGACGCGCGCGTGCGCGAGAAAATCGATACGTCGAAGAGCGCGGCGCTGCCGCAGCGGGAATTCGGCACGGCCGCCGACTGGCAGCTCCGGCAGGCGCTCGACGCGCTCGCCGGTCGGCCGGTGCAGACCATCACCGCGCCGGCGCAGCTGATGCCGGCGCAACCGGTATGCGAGCGCGTCAGCAACTGA
- the secD gene encoding protein translocase subunit SecD — protein sequence MNRYPLWKYVVMVVALAIGLLYTLPNFFGEAPAVQVSSGKATVKLDSTTLTQVESALASAQITPDDVTFENTASNANIRVRLKDTDTQLRVKDLLQKSLNADPNDPQYVVALNLQSASPRWLTALHALPMYLGLDLRGGVHFLLQVDMTGALTKKLDSDASDARTLLRDKNIRDGGVSRVDQSVVVNFSDAQTAEDARKVLAASVTELQWATQPGGGGTQVVGTFTPAVQKAVEDAALKQNLTTLHNRVNELGVSEPILQQQGSDRIVVELPGVQDTAKAKDIIGRTATLEARLADPINTHPNPNDPVPPGEELFTQGNQAPVLLKKDVIFTGDRIIDASAGFDEHQRPSVNIRLDSAGGRSVRAVSRENIGKPMAMVLFEKGKGEVLTVATIQSELGDRFQITGQPTPQAAADLALLLRAGSLAAPMDIIEERTIGPSLGADNIKMGVHSVIWGFCAIAVFMIAYYMLFGVISVIGLSVNLLLLVAVLSLMQATLTLPGIAAIALALGMAIDSNVLINERVREELRAGQPPQTAIQAGYAHAWATILDSNVTTLIAGLALLAFGSGPVRAFAIVHCLGILTSMFSAVFFSRGIVNLWYGGRKKLKSLAIGQVWKPEGATAGASFAAADESTDTARAAKLAAPAKGNAPRAGKPQLRNRAQQGVSPKKPGSTQ from the coding sequence ATGAATCGTTATCCACTCTGGAAATATGTCGTGATGGTCGTGGCGCTCGCCATCGGCCTTCTGTACACATTGCCCAACTTCTTCGGCGAAGCGCCGGCGGTGCAGGTGTCGAGCGGCAAGGCCACGGTCAAGCTCGACTCGACCACCCTGACCCAGGTCGAATCCGCGCTCGCCTCCGCGCAGATCACGCCGGACGACGTCACCTTCGAGAACACGGCGTCCAACGCGAACATCCGCGTGCGCCTGAAGGACACCGATACGCAGCTGCGCGTCAAGGACCTGCTGCAGAAGTCGCTGAACGCCGATCCGAACGATCCGCAATACGTCGTCGCACTGAACCTGCAAAGCGCGTCGCCGCGCTGGCTGACCGCGCTGCACGCACTGCCGATGTATCTCGGCCTCGACCTGCGCGGCGGTGTCCACTTCCTGCTCCAGGTCGACATGACGGGCGCGCTCACGAAGAAGCTCGACTCCGACGCGTCCGACGCGCGCACGCTGCTGCGCGACAAGAACATCCGCGACGGCGGCGTGAGCCGCGTCGACCAGTCCGTCGTCGTCAACTTCAGCGATGCGCAGACGGCGGAAGACGCCCGCAAGGTGCTCGCCGCGTCGGTCACCGAACTGCAATGGGCGACCCAGCCCGGCGGCGGCGGCACGCAAGTCGTCGGCACGTTCACGCCGGCCGTGCAGAAGGCCGTCGAGGATGCCGCGCTCAAGCAGAACCTGACGACGCTGCACAACCGCGTGAACGAACTCGGCGTGTCCGAGCCGATCCTGCAACAGCAAGGCAGCGACCGCATCGTCGTCGAACTGCCGGGCGTGCAGGACACCGCGAAGGCGAAGGACATCATCGGCCGCACCGCGACGCTCGAGGCGCGCCTCGCCGATCCGATCAACACGCACCCGAACCCGAACGACCCGGTGCCGCCGGGCGAGGAGCTGTTCACGCAGGGCAACCAGGCGCCCGTGCTGCTGAAGAAGGACGTGATCTTCACCGGCGACCGCATCATCGATGCATCGGCCGGCTTCGACGAACACCAGCGTCCGTCGGTCAACATCCGCCTCGACTCGGCGGGCGGCCGCTCGGTGCGCGCGGTGTCGCGCGAGAACATCGGCAAGCCGATGGCGATGGTGCTGTTCGAGAAGGGCAAGGGCGAGGTGCTGACGGTCGCGACGATCCAGTCCGAACTCGGCGACCGCTTCCAGATCACGGGCCAGCCGACGCCGCAGGCCGCGGCCGACCTCGCGCTGCTGCTGCGCGCCGGTTCGCTCGCCGCACCGATGGACATCATCGAGGAACGCACGATCGGCCCGAGCCTTGGCGCCGACAACATCAAGATGGGCGTCCACTCGGTGATCTGGGGCTTCTGCGCGATCGCCGTGTTCATGATCGCGTACTACATGCTGTTCGGCGTGATCTCGGTGATCGGCCTGTCGGTGAACCTGCTGCTGCTCGTCGCGGTACTGTCGCTGATGCAGGCCACGCTGACGCTGCCGGGTATCGCGGCAATCGCGCTCGCGCTCGGGATGGCGATCGACTCGAACGTGCTGATCAACGAGCGCGTGCGTGAGGAACTGCGCGCCGGCCAGCCGCCGCAGACCGCGATCCAGGCCGGCTACGCACACGCGTGGGCGACGATTCTCGACTCGAACGTCACGACGCTGATCGCCGGCCTCGCGCTGCTCGCATTCGGCTCGGGCCCCGTTCGCGCGTTCGCGATCGTGCACTGCCTCGGCATCCTGACGTCGATGTTCTCCGCGGTGTTCTTCTCGCGCGGGATCGTCAACCTCTGGTACGGCGGCCGCAAGAAGCTGAAGTCGCTCGCGATCGGCCAGGTGTGGAAGCCGGAAGGCGCCACGGCCGGCGCGTCGTTCGCCGCGGCCGACGAATCGACCGACACCGCGCGCGCCGCGAAGCTCGCCGCGCCTGCGAAGGGCAACGCGCCGCGCGCCGGCAAGCCGCAACTGCGCAACCGCGCGCAGCAAGGCGTGTCGCCGAAGAAACCGGGCTCGACCCAATAA
- a CDS encoding paraquat-inducible protein A, which produces MQRYDLIACHECDALLHKPRLSGREIARCPRCDALLYRNSTTQIERISALAVAALVTFVIAQAFPILEMDLNGTRVQTTLIGAIDALWHQDMEIVGVMVFCSTVLFPLVEMAALLYVLLPIRRGVVPPGLNLVLRTIQLVRPWGMIEVFMLGIVVTIVKMVSLARVVPDAALFAFGALTLMTAVVLMFDPRTLWDIADDLRARRTPAPPDGSPPQPDAPRR; this is translated from the coding sequence ATGCAACGATACGACCTGATTGCCTGCCACGAATGCGACGCACTGTTGCATAAACCGCGCCTGAGCGGCCGCGAAATCGCGCGCTGTCCGCGCTGCGACGCGCTGCTCTATCGGAACAGCACCACGCAGATCGAGCGCATCAGCGCGCTTGCGGTCGCCGCACTCGTCACGTTCGTCATCGCGCAGGCGTTCCCAATCCTCGAAATGGACCTGAACGGCACCCGCGTGCAGACGACGCTGATCGGCGCGATCGATGCGCTGTGGCATCAGGACATGGAGATCGTCGGCGTGATGGTGTTCTGCTCGACCGTGCTGTTCCCGCTCGTCGAGATGGCCGCGCTGCTTTACGTGCTGCTGCCGATCCGGCGTGGCGTCGTGCCGCCGGGCCTCAATCTCGTGCTGCGCACGATCCAGCTCGTGCGGCCGTGGGGGATGATCGAAGTGTTCATGCTCGGGATCGTCGTGACGATCGTGAAGATGGTGAGCCTCGCGCGCGTCGTGCCCGACGCGGCGCTGTTCGCGTTCGGCGCGCTCACGCTGATGACCGCCGTCGTGCTCATGTTCGATCCACGCACGCTGTGGGACATCGCCGACGACCTGCGCGCGCGGCGCACGCCTGCCCCGCCCGACGGCTCCCCGCCGCAGCCGGACGCCCCCCGCCGATGA
- the secF gene encoding protein translocase subunit SecF, with protein sequence MEFFRIRKDIPFMRHALVFNVISLVTFLAAVFFLFHRGLHLSVEFTGGTVIEVQYQQAAQLEPVRDTLGKLGYADAQVQNFGTSRNVLIRLQLKEGLTSAQQSDQVMTALKAQSPDVTLQRVEFVGPQVGRELATDGLLALACVVIGIVIYLSIRFEWKYAVAGIIANLHDVVIILGFFAFFQWEFSLAVLAAILAVLGYSVNESVVIFDRIRETFRRERKMSVSEVINHAITTTMSRTIITHTSTEMMVLSMFFFGGPTLHYFALALTVGIMFGIYSSVFVAGSLAMWLGIKREDLIKEKKTAHDPDDPNAGAQV encoded by the coding sequence ATGGAATTTTTCCGCATCCGTAAAGACATTCCGTTCATGCGGCACGCGCTGGTGTTCAACGTGATCTCGCTGGTCACGTTCCTCGCCGCCGTGTTCTTCCTGTTCCACCGCGGGCTGCACCTGTCCGTCGAATTCACCGGCGGCACGGTGATCGAGGTGCAGTACCAGCAGGCCGCGCAGCTCGAACCCGTGCGCGACACGCTCGGCAAGCTCGGCTACGCCGACGCGCAGGTGCAGAACTTCGGCACGTCGCGCAACGTGCTGATCCGCCTGCAGCTGAAGGAAGGCCTCACGTCCGCGCAGCAGAGCGACCAGGTGATGACCGCGCTGAAGGCGCAGAGCCCCGACGTCACGCTGCAGCGCGTCGAGTTCGTCGGCCCGCAGGTCGGCCGCGAGCTGGCGACCGATGGTCTCCTCGCGCTCGCGTGCGTCGTGATCGGCATCGTGATCTACCTGTCGATCCGCTTCGAATGGAAGTACGCGGTCGCCGGCATCATCGCGAACCTGCACGACGTCGTGATCATTCTCGGCTTCTTCGCGTTCTTCCAGTGGGAGTTCTCGCTGGCGGTGCTCGCGGCGATCCTCGCGGTGCTCGGCTACTCGGTCAACGAGTCGGTCGTCATCTTCGACCGGATCCGCGAAACGTTCCGCCGCGAACGCAAGATGAGCGTGTCGGAGGTGATCAACCACGCGATCACGACCACGATGTCGCGGACGATCATCACGCACACGTCGACGGAAATGATGGTGCTGTCGATGTTCTTCTTCGGCGGCCCGACGCTGCACTACTTCGCGCTCGCGCTGACGGTCGGCATCATGTTCGGCATCTACTCGTCGGTGTTTGTCGCGGGCTCGCTCGCGATGTGGCTCGGCATCAAGCGCGAAGACCTGATCAAGGAAAAGAAGACCGCGCACGATCCGGACGATCCGAACGCGGGCGCGCAGGTTTAA
- a CDS encoding intermembrane transport protein PqiB has product MNSPQGPQQDASRPPDPAISTKSGWLPSLVWLVPLIAALIGIGLVIKSVRERGPEVTISFHSAEGLEPGKTQVKYKDVEIGMVKTIKLSKDLSRVLVQVQLKKEAEDFAVKGSRFWIVRPRVGATGVSGLGTLLSGAYIGVDAGHGQDTQTDFTGLETPPAVTGDQKGTQYVLRGDSLGSVDIGSPVYYRRVQVGQVVGFSLDKDGTGVTFNVFVNAPYDQYVGVNSRWWQASGVDLRLDSSGLKLNTQSLATVILGGIAFQTPPNQDSGATAPNNTTFRLGSDEADAMRDPDGQPLQVVMNFNQSLRGLAVGAPVDFRGIVLGEVTNIGIDFDPKTKNFLMPVTMNVYPERLGPRFRETIESKGEAARREIVERLVTHGLRGQLRTGNLLTSQLYVALDFFPKAPVVKIDAARQPLELPTVPNTLDELQLQVADIAKKLDKVPFDQIGANLNSALSNADKLFKQLDTQVAPEARDTLSAAKQTFSTAEATLQQDSPLQSDVRGALKELTRTLQSLNALADYLERHPESLLKGKPGDQQ; this is encoded by the coding sequence ATGAATAGTCCGCAAGGCCCGCAGCAAGACGCGTCCCGGCCGCCCGATCCGGCGATCTCGACGAAAAGCGGCTGGCTGCCGTCGCTCGTCTGGCTCGTGCCGCTGATCGCCGCGCTGATCGGTATCGGCCTCGTGATCAAGTCCGTGCGCGAGCGCGGCCCGGAAGTCACGATCAGCTTCCACAGCGCGGAAGGGCTCGAGCCGGGCAAGACGCAGGTCAAGTACAAGGACGTCGAGATCGGCATGGTCAAGACGATCAAGCTGTCGAAGGACCTGTCGCGCGTGCTCGTCCAGGTGCAGTTGAAGAAGGAAGCCGAGGACTTCGCGGTCAAGGGCTCGCGTTTCTGGATCGTGCGTCCGCGCGTCGGCGCGACCGGCGTGTCGGGGCTCGGCACGTTGCTGTCGGGCGCGTACATCGGCGTCGACGCCGGCCACGGGCAGGACACGCAGACCGACTTCACCGGCCTCGAGACGCCACCGGCCGTGACCGGCGACCAGAAGGGCACGCAGTACGTGCTGCGCGGCGATTCGCTCGGCTCGGTCGACATCGGCTCGCCCGTCTACTACCGCCGCGTGCAGGTCGGCCAGGTGGTCGGCTTCTCGCTCGACAAGGACGGCACGGGCGTCACGTTCAACGTGTTCGTCAACGCGCCGTACGACCAGTACGTCGGCGTGAACTCGCGCTGGTGGCAGGCGAGCGGCGTCGACCTGCGGCTCGATTCGAGCGGCCTGAAGCTGAACACGCAGTCGCTCGCGACGGTGATCCTCGGCGGCATCGCGTTCCAGACACCGCCGAACCAGGACAGCGGCGCAACGGCGCCGAACAACACGACCTTCCGCCTCGGCTCCGACGAGGCGGACGCGATGCGCGATCCGGACGGCCAGCCGCTGCAGGTCGTGATGAACTTCAACCAGTCGCTGCGCGGGCTCGCGGTAGGCGCACCGGTCGACTTCCGCGGCATCGTGCTCGGCGAAGTGACGAACATCGGCATCGACTTCGATCCGAAGACCAAGAACTTCCTGATGCCGGTGACGATGAACGTGTATCCGGAGCGGCTCGGCCCGCGCTTCCGCGAAACAATCGAAAGCAAGGGCGAAGCGGCCCGCCGCGAGATCGTCGAGCGCCTCGTCACGCACGGGCTGCGCGGCCAGCTGCGCACCGGCAACCTGCTGACGAGCCAGCTGTACGTCGCGCTCGATTTCTTCCCGAAGGCGCCGGTCGTGAAGATCGACGCGGCACGCCAGCCGCTCGAGCTGCCGACCGTGCCGAACACGCTCGACGAACTGCAGCTGCAAGTCGCCGACATCGCGAAGAAGCTCGACAAGGTGCCGTTCGACCAGATCGGCGCGAACCTGAACAGCGCGCTGTCGAATGCCGACAAGCTGTTCAAGCAACTCGACACGCAGGTCGCGCCGGAAGCGCGCGACACGCTGTCGGCCGCGAAGCAGACCTTCTCGACCGCTGAGGCGACGCTGCAGCAGGATTCGCCGCTGCAGTCCGACGTGCGCGGCGCGCTGAAGGAGCTCACGCGCACGCTGCAATCGCTGAACGCGCTCGCCGACTATCTGGAGCGCCATCCCGAATCGCTGCTCAAGGGCAAGCCAGGAGATCAACAATGA
- a CDS encoding YceI family protein, which produces MKVSFSRSMLTAFAAVSLVASAAAHADVDLSKSKVSAVSKQMNVPTEGAFKKFSAQVKFDPAKAAQGSAQMTIDIASFDLGDKMYNDQVAGKDWFDAKAYPQATFASSAIAPAGGNKYNVTGKLTIKGKSETVTVPVTVTQSGSTQTFDGVLPIKRSAFNVGTGEWKDTSIVADEVQIKFHLVATK; this is translated from the coding sequence ATGAAAGTGTCTTTCTCCCGCTCCATGCTGACCGCGTTCGCCGCGGTGTCACTTGTCGCGTCGGCCGCGGCGCATGCCGACGTCGATCTCTCGAAGAGCAAGGTGTCCGCCGTGTCGAAGCAGATGAACGTGCCGACCGAAGGCGCATTCAAGAAGTTCTCCGCGCAGGTGAAGTTCGACCCGGCGAAGGCCGCGCAGGGCAGCGCGCAAATGACGATCGATATCGCGAGCTTCGACCTCGGCGACAAGATGTACAACGACCAGGTCGCGGGCAAGGACTGGTTCGACGCGAAGGCGTATCCGCAGGCGACCTTCGCGTCGTCGGCGATCGCGCCGGCCGGCGGCAACAAATACAACGTGACCGGCAAGCTGACGATCAAGGGCAAGTCCGAAACCGTCACGGTGCCCGTCACGGTCACGCAGAGCGGCTCGACGCAGACCTTCGACGGCGTGCTGCCGATCAAGCGTTCGGCGTTCAACGTCGGCACCGGCGAGTGGAAGGACACGTCGATCGTCGCCGACGAAGTGCAGATCAAGTTCCATCTCGTCGCCACGAAGTAA